The sequence below is a genomic window from Pseudorasbora parva isolate DD20220531a chromosome 4, ASM2467924v1, whole genome shotgun sequence.
taaaaaatggcaatctattttacaataaaaacataGATATTTAACTATGTTTTAAAACATGAATTAAACAGTATAGTACAgtactttgttttaaaaagtgaataatttatttaaatgtttatgtttgaattgatTACTTTTTAAGTGTCACCCTTAGTCCTGCAGTATGTTGGAAGTCCTGTAGCCAGCACGTCGTCAGCGTGCGATCTGTCAAGCGCAGTTTGCATCGATCTGAGAGTTAATGGAGAAACAAAAGCACCTCAGTGGAGGAAGATTAGCTACCCGGCATACAACTGTTGCTCTAATCCTCTCTGAGAGGATAGGCTTAGGACAACTACAAGACAGAAGCGATACTGccatattgtttgtttttttgcaataaaaaagAATATTTTTGGAGTTAACagagaatattttttttgtctaaaacGTTAATCCTGAACCTCAATCCTGATTCTATTTGAACTCTTAACTGGGAGCATTCATACTGTAGTTGACATGTTTTCTAGTTATCCAGTCTGAAAAGTCTCTGGGATCTTTTAGCTTCTATATTGACCATTACAGCAAGCTATTTTAAAGATTGTAAGTCTCATACATTGAACCGAAGATGAAGGATCGACTGGAACAACTAAAAGCGGTAAGACGTTTTTTCTTATGAGTTATGATTTCAAACGGCGGTCTGGGGACTGAATTGCTTCGGTTTGACCTTTACTTGGGAACTGCCATCACAGTTCATTCAAGCACGTAGAAACGTGTCTGACATTGATAATTGAGAGATGGGTGAGCATTCAAATCATTATCAATAACAATATCTGTTCCCATGTAAATTCTGTGAAAAATTAAATGTTGTTGAAATGTTAAGGATAAGCTGCAATGAATTCTATTATGTttactaataaaaacaaataaaggttgctgaaaaaaaatcttagtTGTTTGCTAATATTAGTAAGTCTCCCATATTGGACGTCTGTTGGCTGGTCATACTGGGAGACCAGCTGGACGTCCAGTTAAACACCACCCTGGaagaccagcttaaaccagttaAGCCTGGTTTAATATGTTTTTACAGAgagaaaatgctgtttctgtCAAGTTCATAAACTTTCTGCTTTGTTCCTGTATGGCAAAATAGAAGTCGGATCAAGCTCCTGATGATGTGGAAATTCCAGTGGAAAATAAAGAATTTATGGATGAGTTCTTCGCTCAGGTATATGTGAATTAACTACATTGgatgaaaatgaaaacagacatttgaaggtCACATTTTCTGTAATTTCTGTATGTTTAATACAGATTGAGGAAATACGCACCAGTATAGACAAGATTGATGAAAATATAGGCGAGATAAAGCGACTGTATTCTGTCATCCTCTCTGCACCTACATCAGACCAGAGTTAGTCGAATcatttttacctttattttaattttcaagTTATTTATCATTTTTCTGTCATCTCCCCGCCGTGTTCATACTTTAAATATCTCTCATCTCATTTCTCAACTAGAGACACAGGATGATTTGGAGGCAGTTACTAATGAGATAAAGAAACTGGCAAACAATGCTCGCAACAAACTCAAAAGTCAGTTTTCAGCTCTTGCATTGCTTGTTCATGAAAATGATCAATAACTAAACTGGACAATCCAGCACTTctgattttatatattttgttgacagGCATTGAGCAGAACTTGGCATCTAACACAGAGGAGAGGGCTTCAGCAGATATACGGATAAAGAAATCTCAGGTAACCACTAACACTATATCACAAGCCCACAAGGATTTCAAAGAGAAGTTATTTTTGTATTCATACAGTGTTTATCCCCTACATTTTAGCATGCCATTCTTGCTAAGAAGTTTGTGGAGGTGATGACCAAATACAATGAAGCCCAAATGGAGTTTAAAGACAAGAGCAAAGGGCGCATCCAAAGACAGCTGGAGATCAGTGAGTGACAAGCAgcacattttctcagttttctCATTGATCAAAAGATCAGTGTTCGCAATGTTATATAAAGTTTAAGGCTAATGTTGGATTCTGTCTTACAGCTGGAAAAGTCACTACTGACGAGGAACTGGAGGAAATGCTGGAAGGAGGAAACGCTGCAGTATTCACGGCAGGAGTGAGTACTATTCAGTATATTTCTGTGTGTGATATTTTGTTGAAACAACATAGTTTGTCTGTATGTTTTTGAGatgtctgtatgtctgtatgATTCTAAaatcattagaatgatttctaaaggattgTGTGATACTTAAGACTGGGGAAATGATGCTGAATTGTCAGTTTTGCCATTAcagaaattaatatatatatatatatatatatatatatatatatatatatatatatatatatatatatatatatatatatatattaaaattgaaaaagtgatttaaataataataatatttcacaatattacaatttGTGCTGTATtctattcaaataaatgcagcctttatgAGGATAAGAGACATTCAAAAACTCTtactgaccacaaacttttgaacagtagtgtgtgtttattatttaaaaactctttttttcttttctatagATTATGGACTCTGGGATATCAAAACAGGCATTAAGTGAGATTGAGGCACGACACAAAGATATTATGCGACTGGAGAGCAGCATAAAAGAGTTGCATGACATGTTTGTGGACATTGCAATGCTGGTGGAGAATCAGGTACATGTGTTTGTCTTTTCTGGAGAATAAAGCAAAGATATTTGCCCAATTTGGAGACCTTGTTATTATAGCTGCTGGCTAAACACCGGCCTGTTATATATCCTTATCATTTTATTCTCATCTGTCAACAGGGAAGTATGATTGACAGGATTGAGAGCAACATGGACCAGTCAGTGGGATTTGTGGAAAGAGCAGTCGCTGACACTAAAAAAGCTGCCAAGTTCCAACAGGAAGCACGCAGGGTGAGCTTGGCAATTATGAGGAGTAAAACAATTGTGTCAcatatacaatacaatatacaatacaatacaatacaataaaaatacaatacaataaaaataaaatacaatacaataaaaataacactttcactttatagtttatttttattaataaaatgtagACTAATTGTATGATTCTCAAGCAGCTTTTTTGTGCTCAGCAGGTTTTATTGTTCATTATCTTTCATCAACAAGTTTCTTCTGTTTTCCTTCTCTCTATGTATGTCCCCATCCCCATCTCTATATGTCTATTCTCTGTCTACACCTTCCCAATCATCCTTTCTGATTtcctttatattattattatatcctATATATTATTATCACTGTCTGCTCATTTCCACCTTTGTAGAAGAAGATGATGATCATGCTGTGTTGCACAATTCTTGCTGTCATCTGTGGTTCTCTGGTGTACAGCTGGCTGACATAAACTTTAAGGTAAGCATTCATAAATCTAAATTCATAATACTACTTACTATAATAATACTGTAGGTGGACTATTTTTGAGTAATATCCTGTCTTTTCCAGGTGATGAGGTTGTCTGGTCCACCAAATCCAGAGTCTCTATCAAGAGAAGCATCTTAGTGCCAGTGAACCATAAACATCCCTACTGGCACAACATGTTTTCCCGTGCTTGTTTATCTCATTTTGTCTTTTACTTTCTTACTGTCTTATCAGTTGGCCTTGTATTGTTAGAGGCTTCATAGTATAATGTGATGTGCAAGCTATCTGTCAATTTTAGGACTGTGATATGAAAAATAgctttaaagggattgttcacctagaaattaaagttttgtcatttactcaacctcaagttgttcaaaacctgtatgagtttcttttttctgttgaacacaaaataatatattttgaagaatgttagtAACCAAAAAGTTGACTGTAGCTGTTGAATTCCATGGTATTTTTTTCCTGCTAAGAAAGTCAATGGGTGCCGTCGGTTGTATGATtatgaacattcttcaaaataacttattttgtgttcagcagaagaaagaaacgtATACATATTTGGAAAAACTTGAGagggagtaaatgatgacaaatccctttaatttatgtaattgtTTTATGGGAGTTTATGATAAAGCCTATATATGATTATAACAGATAAGTAAGAAGGTGTTGTTTTTGaggcctatttttttttttttttttttttttttttttttttttaactgaccGATGAAACATTTTACACTACCAATGTCAAATATTTTGTGCCCGATTAGTCCTTACTGGAAaaaacttaaacatttaaatcatgttttatcTTTTAATTTAGTATTAGTCTAAATAATTTCCATGAGAGTTGTTCTGTTGTTACTGACGATATTTATTTAGTGCAGATGAATAGTATTGATAATAAACTCAGTTTATTTCTTCATTTTTCTCTTATGTACGTGATAATAgtattgtattgtatatttTGGAGGCAACGGATTTTAATTTTTACAGTAGTCTGACTTGAGTTATTGTCTAGACTTAGAAGTCGTGATTAAAATAACCAGGTGTATAAAATCTCGTTTATTCGTTCTTTCATCAGTGCTTAaaaaaaaccaaatcttcatacAATTTTATTTATGCGAGAAACTTTTCAGCTGTTGGTTGTGACGTTTGGTTACCGACAGAAGTTTAGTCCAATGAATCGCTACGCGTTCGATGGTGGCTGACCAATCAGCAACTACTTCCTGATCGATTTGGGGTTATCGAAAAGTTTTACCATGCGGAGTTACCTGGGGTCGATTGCGGATGATAATTCAATGTGTACATTTATTCAAGTATTTCAAGACAGTTTAATGGACTCAAAGAAATGTCAAGGACTTCACGATGACCTTATGTGAAGTTAAACTCGGCTAATTCGAAAGAAAATGTAGATTTATTTCACCAGACGCCACAAGCCAGAGCTATATGCAGTCATGGACTGGACATCCGCCGGCGATGGGACGCCAAGCCACGTAAGATCTAAGGTACTTAAAAGCTATATTTTACTAATCACATCGCGCATgagaaacaaaaataaaaacaatttggTTGCGGACATTTTAGTAACTGAATGAGTGTATTGATCTTTTATATTTGATTGGTTGGCAACGCGAGGCTTTAAGCACATGTAAACCAATCTTTGCCTAGATGATTTGATGGGCGTGCAACTCCAGCCAATGAGAGGATGGCTCGTCTGGTTACTTGTACTATTATTTGTCTTATAGTACCGCCTCCCCGTGGAATGACAGCAACATTAACCAATGGGAGTAAAAGCGATGGCGTCGCATGTGTCTGTGATTTGATGCTAAATCTGTAATGGGCGGGGCTTACTTCGTGGTGTTTTTGTGACGATGTGAAAATGGCGGCGAATGATCTACTACATTAACTTTGTCGTGAATTCACACAGTAGAGCTTTCAGAATAATGCTTACTTTCACTTAGAATAGAAAAGTTACTAGTCTAGTCGGAGTGCACATTTGAATAGTAAACAATACACGTGGACTATTTTACCCGCTGGATTTTCCCCACTGTGAGCCCGAGTTTAAATCTTGTGGAAATGTGGTTTTATTTGAAACTTGAACAGGGATTAGCGTATTTTACTCGATAAATATACGCTcgaaatatataatatttctcGCCTCACTCGTTAATGGGTGACTGCAATGTTAGACGTTGTACATATACGCCGTATGTATAAACAATACCCCATATCGTAAGATATTTAATATCTTTTTTCGTTTCTTTTTTACCACCGCGTAGTGTTTGCAGGCTGGTTAGCGGTTGGTTAGCTGGTGCTGATGCTCGTTCACTCTTCCCTCAGCAGCGCTTAGCTTGATAACCTAGCTTTTTATTATGACCTGCTGTTTTATTCTCGTTGGTGTGAGAATATAATACAATCATTGTGTAGCTTTAAGGTCCGCTTTTATGTGAATGAAGCTGCTACCGAGTTTTTAACTATTTGAAAACAGCGATTCTTTTATTCAGGCAGTATTCATGTAACGTATCGTTATTTCGATTAAAAGGACACTAATAAAGTGTCAATGGAGCACATTTGTGGCTGTTATTTCTAACGGGATAAACTGACAGAATCACGTTCGCGGGCTCGCGACTCGCCCGTGCACTGGCGGGCGGCGCGTGAGTCTTTATTCTGACAATGGACGATCACAAACCGCGTTACAGCAAGCGACTGGTAAGTACAGCACACTAGACacttggaaaataaaatgtttagctCAGGATGGTAACGTTAGTCTGCAATGGAGTTTCTGAATTGAGAGCATTTCGCTGATGAATTCAATTCCAGTTGAAATGTTTGTAGCCATGCTCGCTAGTCCTGTCATTTGAGTGAGATAAAGAATCTGCAAGGTGCGACTTTTATTTTCAGTAACGTTACTTCGTATCGGTTTAATGCGTCCAGATgtttaacatttatatataaagcAGATTTCATAACGTCATTTAAAGATTTCTTAAAAGCTTTTACAAGTTTGACACTCTCATGGAAAGATAAATACAGTAGATGTCGAAATCTTGGCTGGCTTTTGACAGAAGGACCACGTGACCAGCATATGCAAGCAATAACTGACCCTTACAGTTTTTTAATCTATTAACATTCCGATTGTCACATAACAGAATCTGTAAAATAAGAATCTGAGTAAGCTCACAAGGTGTCCTTGCAATAAATGATGTTGAGAAAAACACCTAGATATTTACTAGTTCGCACAGCTATAAGATTCTGTAAGCATTAAAGATCTTGCAAATATCTGTCTTCATCAAgaagttaaatatatttatttttaagactATTTTCTTATGCTTTAAAGTCTTAATGAAGTTTACTTTCTAATGGAGTTAAAACCTGCCCGTTTTGAATCCCAACCAGCTTCCAGTGCATCATCAAATTGTGTAAAACATCTATACCACAAAATTCAATAAATCACTTATTCATATTCTGttcttttatattgttttttatttataataaagatCTTGCTTTCAGTTTAAGTGGTCAAATTCTCTGGATCCAAACTGACATGTCACTTTCACTCCATATgcttattaatatattaatatatttttggattAACCCCAACGGATACCTCAGTTGTATAGATGCTAAATGTTAGTTGCTGACACACAATGACTTGTGCATGCCGAAACGTTTCCACACATTGGTTCTATTGTAAGGCTGGGTTTTAGAGGATTTGTAGCACATAAATTAAAAGATCTCTCAGCCAAGATGTATAGATGCATTAAAGTTCATCTATAACATTAAGATGATCTTAAATTAGTGTTAGTTTGGTTGTAATATTTGCCCAGTAGTTTTCTGAAGAGTGGGACAGTGATGGAGAGTAAGCAGGATTTGAGAGATTGTTGTGTGAAGACTGTTTTTGTAGAGACCAGGATGAACGAAGGGGAGGATGAACGATTAGATTGGTTTAGCAGACCACGTGATCAGACATGCGGAAACGGGGGGAGGAGTGGGTGGGAGGGAGCACTGCAGAGGCAAAAGGATGACTGAGGAGAACAGACAGCAGGTTTTCTCATTTTGAAAGACGGGAAGAAATGCAAGGATGGAGAACGGACAGGAGATCCTTACACTTGTTGATGGGGGGATGTTGTTGATGAGACGGAGAGGCAGGAAGAGGAAAAGCCAGCAGAGGGATGAAGATGTGACACTGAAGGTGCGAGGTGTGTAGTGTCTTATTGCCCTCCACAAGGGCTTCCTCCTAGCGCACTGCGGTCTAGGGCCTTGCCTGGAGAGAGGGCGAGCGAAAGCTGCATGCGGATCGGCACAGAAAAGGTTTTAATCCTGGCATCAGTTGCAGACACCACGTCATCTTGATTGATTTCATCTGTAGAAGGTTCTATTTCTTGTTTTGATCCCCCTCCAATGTGGGGATACATTAGTACAGGTTGTACTCTTTCACCATTGCTGCTTAGAGTTATGACCGTTTGTAGATCTTTGAGATCTTTTGATCTGTTGTGAATGGAAGAGATTGAAAGATGCATGATGCAGCGTCAGAGAGTGACAGAATGGCAGGGTTTGCGCACAGGCCCAGAACCTGGGAAAACTGCAGCATCATTGACTAGGGATGGGCACAAGTGCCTAAGTACTCAGAAATGACAGCATAGATTGATCTTTATGACAGTTCCATGtttaaaaatgtctgttcttAATATTGTGATTGTTTACAGTTGCATTTTGGGCTGTACCCTGCAGTATGATTGGTTAGAATAGGATTATGGTGTACATGGTGACTTTGTGACAGCAATTTTCAAAAGCAACTAGACAGGACATAATTTATGTATTGGAACAGAACAGGTCCTCCTGAGACTTTTTATCTTGATACAAAGTAATGAGACCAATGATTGACTGGTGTGCTTGGACTTTTGTGTGCTAACATGAAGGGCTTTGGTTCATAGAGTTGTGACTGGTTCAATCAGGATATGTAAATGATTTGGAGAACATTTCCTAAGATACTGCACAATCATGCCCAATTCATTTcattgatttttctttttttctttctaccCCCTCTCTTTTTTCCTCTTGTTGTCTTTGAGAGGGTGTGACGATAGAGCTTTTGGAAGCATGTGATTGGTTCCACATCACCAGAGAGAGAGGGCAGAGGCAAGGGCGAGCAGAGGAGGGTCTTATTGTTTTGTTCATTCTGTGCCTGTATGTGTTGCTCACCTGCTCTTGGTAAGCAGGGGTGCATCTTAGCATAATTAAAACTGCAAACTAGCATTATATCAGATACTACTTTTTATAAAACGATAATAAGAAAACATGTTGTttgagcaccaaattaaaatgatttctgacggATCATGTGAGACTGATTCACTATTTTACTGtttgctatatatttttttatcaaataaatggagTCTTGAGCATAAACATAAAAAACGACTTTTGAATGATGTATGTTGTAGAAATAATTGACATTCACGTGAAAAATTGGCATTTTTGATAGCATCACTTCTTGTTTTAAATGCAATCATTAATGCAGCTTCCTTCTCTGTGAACGATACATTGCTACCTTTTTGAACAGAGCTTGTTAAATAAACTTCCTGTACTATACTGCTACTCACCTGTAAGCTAAGGATGTAAACATGCTATATTAAGCAGAAAAGAGAATTTGGCCATTTGTTGTTTTCTGCTGGAAACACCAGCAGTTCTGCTCCAAGACTCTCAACAGTGAATCCTTGTGCATCAGCatgatttataataataaaataataatagattttatttataacgcacttttcattctgaagaatctcaaaatgcaacaatgtaaaagGGAACAATAGTACTAgtagtaaaaatatagaataatacaaataatcaacacataaaagcctttctgaacagaaaagtctTCAGTTCAGCTTTAAACTGGTCCAGGCTCTGTACTGCTCTCAGCTCACTGGTTCCAGAGCCGCGGTGCAGCCGAGCAGAAAGCTCGATCCCCCATGGTACGAAACCTGGTGATGGGGACTTGAAGAAGCAGGTGGCCTGATGATCTGAGGGTGGAGGATTTCAGACGGATGAGTTCCTGTAGATATGGTGGTGCATGGTACGgtgatgcatttatgtgtgagcaGGAGGATTTTGTAGTCAATTCGGGATGAaacaggaagccagtgcaaGTAGGATGGGAGTTTTGTGATCATATTTACGGACTCTCATAAGATTTTGATTTATGATGTTTAGTAGTTTCTGTGTGTGGGCTAGTGCTCGTGATGGGTGTGagttatttaatgtatgtaatGTGTGAGATTGTGGGCAAGTGCAACTGTCAGCCTAGTGTaggtgtgtttttgaagctaTGGTGGTTATACAATACACGATTAAAAGGAAGTGATTAATGTATGCAGAGAAATGGTGTTGATCTGGCAATGTTTTTTCATTGTTTGATTTTTCTTTGTCTTACAGCGGTCTGGCACGCGGCGGCGTTACCAAGACGATGGCATTTCCGACGACGAGATCGATGGAAAGAGGACTTTCGATCTGGAGGAGAAGCTGCACAGCAGCCGCTTCAGCTCTGACCGAGTCAAACGCATGGAGGGCAAAGGTGATAAAGAGTTGCAGTTCTTATGGAACTCATCAAAGAAACACATCTTTATGGAGAGTGCAATTTaattttgcatgtttttttcagACCTCACATATGAGTACGTCCAGAGATATGGGCTCCGGGACCCCATCATCTTTGATAGACCTGATGGACTTGGCATCAAGTAAGAGattgtgaatgtttttttttttgtcttttcttgtAATGTGCTTTACTCTCTTATTCAGAAATCTCCCTTTTGAGTTTCACATATTGTTTGAGTATTACAGATTTTTGGTTTTAGTATTGCTGTTTTGTGTCTTCCTCCGCCTCATATTTCAGGATATGTATACAATTTTACATTTCAATCTAATCTACATGTGCTCTGCCTCCGTTTCAGAATGCCGGATCCAGACTTCAGTGTGAATGATGTGAAGTTGTTTGTAGGTAAGTGTTTTTGTGGTAGAAATGCTGAATTTGGTGCTGCTTTGGGATGCTTCATCCTCTCCTCCCTGCTCGTCTTTGTTAACAGGAAGTCGGCGGATGATTGACGTGATGGATGTGTCAACTCAGAAGGGCACAGAAATGTCAATGGCCCAGTGGAGGCGCTACTATGAGACTCCACCCTCTCAGAGAGAGAAGCTTTATAATGTTATCAGCCTTGAATTTAGCCACACTAAACTAGAGAGCCTCGTCAAAAGACCTGCCACGGTAGGTACCTCAACGCTTTGATGTGccacaaatattaatatttagacCAGTCTGATAGCCAACATTTTGTCCATGTTGTCACAGGTGGACATGATTGACTGGGTGGACAACATGTGGCCACGACACTTAAAAGAAAGGCAAAGAGATTCCACAAACTCTATCACGGACATGCAATACCCCAAAGTGCAGAAGTGAGCATTTCTTAGATCTTTCAAAATAGTCTGTATTTATTCATTCTTGATCTCATTTCACAACTTGTGAAGGCGTTAAAACAAAAAGGGTCTGTTCACCTATGGAGTTACTTTTGTGTCTTTCTTTGCAATCAAACATACTGCTTAagagggaattttttttttaaaaagtacactaaCTAAATAATTACACTAATTAGGAAATTAAAAATGGTGCTCTTTATAGTGCAAGTAaatctttgtttttctttgtgcagtttatcacgCATGCACAAATTTGAGCCTAAAAACTTTGCTTGCAAGTTGAAACGTTTTGAATTCAAGTGAAGCTGCATTCCAATGGGCGGTATCTAATGCTGTCTTCCCATGCTATCAAAACTAATTCCAACTttagaagtcgtgattacgagcttgttgtATTCAAGTGCTTTGTTGTTGGAATGAACAAGAATCATGCGGGACACCAGGTTTATTCTTGCCTATTTATCGGTGAAATCTTATTAAAACAGACTAATGCGCAACCATAAACATTCCAGATAGTCTGCTTTCTGTAATTTTGGTCTTGGCATGCTATTTTCGCTGTGTATCAAACATACAATAAGCTTCAAATGATTACTCGTACATGTAAATATGCACTACATGAAAgatggggtaagtgctttctggtaaccgttgttgatatttcaaatcaccaaaacaaacacgcccctacccccaaaagggtcttgaccctattttgatagctccgccccactcatatgtaacccaggcaacaactatggcagaatctgcttgttactaatccaggtcgaattttcaatgaaaaagtcaccccttccatcacaaaaacacaaaccgttctcattataacaagcaggacagtcTAACTAatgaaattattacatttatg
It includes:
- the stx3a gene encoding syntaxin-3; this encodes MKDRLEQLKAKSDQAPDDVEIPVENKEFMDEFFAQIEEIRTSIDKIDENIGEIKRLYSVILSAPTSDQKTQDDLEAVTNEIKKLANNARNKLKSIEQNLASNTEERASADIRIKKSQHAILAKKFVEVMTKYNEAQMEFKDKSKGRIQRQLEITGKVTTDEELEEMLEGGNAAVFTAGIMDSGISKQALSEIEARHKDIMRLESSIKELHDMFVDIAMLVENQGSMIDRIESNMDQSVGFVERAVADTKKAAKFQQEARRKKMMIMLCCTILAVICGSLVYSWLT